TTGAGCACGCCGTTGACACGAAGCGTTTTGCTGCGCGCCTCGTTCAACAGCTCCATCACGGCGTGCCCCATCATCAACGCCAGGGGTAACAGGCAGGGCATGATATAGGTTGGCAACTTGCCACTGCTCAGGCTGAAAACGATGAAGGGCAGCACGAACCAGAGCAACAGGAAGCCGAAGACAGGCAATCGCTTGTTTCGCCAGGACTGGATAAACGTCTTTGGCAGCAAGACCGCCCAAGGCAGGCTCGAAGCGACCAGCAGCGGCAGGTAGAACCACCATGGGCGAGCATGCTGCGCATTGTCGGCGGCAAACCGGCGTACGTGTTCGTTCCAGAAGAAGAAGTTCCAGAAATCCGGCTCCTGCCGATGGATCGCCAGCGCCCAGGGCAGGCAGACCAGGATAGCGACCGCCACCGCCAGCCAGCCATGACGCAACAACTCCTTGACGCGCCGCTGCCAAACCATGAAGGGCACGGCGATCAGTGCCGGCAACAGCCAGGCGAGAAACCCCTTGGTCATGAACCCCATGCCGCAGGCCACGCCCAGCAGCGTCCAGGCGAGCAGACGACCTCGAGCGGTGCGGCTGTCGAGGGCAAACCACAGAGCGACCAGGCTCAGGTTGACCCAGAAGGTGAATTGCGGATCGAGGTTGGCATACCCGGCCTGGCCGGCGATCAGCCCGAAGCTCATGTAAAGCAGCGCGCAGGCGAAGCTCTTGCGCGGATCATTCCAGAATCGGCGGGCAATCAGATAAGCCAGCCCGACACTCAGGCCGGTACTCAGTGCCGAGGCGATGCGCACGCCGAACAGGTTGTCCCCGAACACGGCCTGACCCAGGGCAATCATCCAGTAACCGGCAATGGGTTTTTCGAAGTAACGAATGCCCATGAAGTGTGGCGAGATCCAGTTGCCGCTCAGGAGCATTTCCTGGCTGATCTGCGCATAGCGGGTTTCGTCGGGGATCCACAATCCATGGCTCAGGAGCGGCAACAGATAGAACGCCACGAAGGCCGCCATCAGGGCGAGCAAGCTCCAGCGCTCGACCACTGACATCCTGTGTACGGGGCCAGGTTTCAACGGAACTTTAATATCGGGCAGGGGGGTGTTAGACGTCATGAGTCAGCCTTGGCTCAGAAGTAGTGACTTGATGGGTATAGCCGCGTTGTTATTTGTTGGACAAAGTGCGCCAGTCTTCGGTATTCACAACACCCAGCACTTGAAGTTGTCCATTGTTATCAACGTGAACAAACAATGAACTACCATACTGGCTTTTCTTTGCATGCCTGAAACCGCTCATGGCTTCGAATTCGCCGATGCAACCGCTATGGGTAACCAGCACCAGATTCCGATAGGCGCGCTTGTGCGCCACGATGTCGTTGCGCCAGGTGCTGCCACAGTCCACCAGCCACTGTTGCGTCTGGGCATCTTTGCCAAACATGTAATGCGCGGTTTGTGTGGTGCGGGTGAGCGGGCTGCTCAGTACATCGGCCTGCGCCATTCCCAGTCGCTCCAGGCCTTGGCCGACGAGCTTCGCTTCGTCAGTGCCCACTTTGGTAATGCCGTCTTCCGGCCCCAGGCATGGATTGGTGGATTGGTCGCAACGCTCGGCATGGCGAACCAGGACCACCATCTCGCCGGCTTCCCATCCCTTGAACATTTGCGCCTTGAGCGAGGATTGAGCGTTGACCAGGTTCACGGGGGAGCGGGGCCACATGACAAAGCCGGTCACCAGCGCCGCTAACAGCAGGGCGCCGAAAAGGGCGATCAGCAACTTGAACAGTCGTGGCGTCTTGCCGAGGCCCGTTGATGAGTTAAACAAGATTTCCACCTGCCGGAGCAAAGTTGTACTGGAAGTTTCAGTGCAACTAAGTTGATTACTGTAGTGGCAGGCACACTAGAGTTGCGCGGATGTTGGCGGGGTGAAATGAATGTGAAAAAAGCGTAAGGGGCTTTTCGCAAGTTATTTAGTTGGTTATTGGTAATTCTTATCTTTTACTGTAACTCATCCCCTGTAGGAGCGAGCATGCTCGCGAAAAACGTAAGGACAACGCGATCCTCCAGACAGGTCGCGTTATCGTTGACGACCATCGCGAGCAGGCTCGCTCCTACAGGAGAACGCCTTCCCAATTGTAGGAGCGAGCATGCTCGCTCCTACAGGGAAGGGCAGCTCGATTGTGTGCTTGAGGCCGCCTTGCTGATCAGTGCGGCCAATTGTTTGACGTTGGTCTGCTGCGCCGCCACCAGTTCATCGATGGACGGCCCGGAACGCGTCTGCAGTGTGCTGTGGCAAGACATCTTGACGTTGTCGTCGCTGCGCAGCCGCCATTTCACATCAATCAAGCCGTACTGCCCGGGAATCGAATCGAAGCGCTGCACCTCAAGACGTACCGAGACCTTGCGTTGCGGGTTGTTGTTGACAATCTGATCGAGCAGGGCGCTGCGCAATTCATCCACCAGGCTGGCCCCCCACCATTGGGTTTCGAGGATGGCCATGCCGGTATTGCCCTGGCGCACGACAATCTGCGGGCGATCGACCTGGGGCGGAACGGTCAGCAGTTCTATCTGGATATCCGCCGTGCTCCTTGTACTGCCACTCAACTGGGCCGGTGTCAGGGTATGGAATTGAATCGGGTCGCTGCGGCAGGCGGCGAGCAATGACAACGCAGCGATCAACGTAACTTTAAGCAGATCCATGAATGATGCTCCTGTGGTCATTTGCTCGGTGGTCCTTGCAGGTCCATCGGTGCGGCATTGTCCGGGCGACCGCGAATCAGCGACTCGGGATGCCGGCCCAGGTAGTCGGCGAGGTCACGCAGGGCGCGGGATGTGCGTCCCAGCTCTTCCAGGGTCTGGCTCAGTTTTTCCCGTTGCGGCGAATCGTCTGCCAGGGTCGAACTGGCCGATTGCAGGGTGGTATTGGCCGACTGCAGGGTTTTGCTGACGTCCGTCAGCGTGTTTTGCACTCCGGGCAGGGTCTTGGCATTGAATTGTCCCAGGGTCTTGCGCATTTCCACGAGGTTGCCGTCCAGATTGCCGGCAATCCGTTCGATCGGCAGTTGATTGAACTTGTTGACCATCGCTTCGAGTTTTTCCTGCAACTGCTCGAGGCTGCCGGGAACGGTTGGAACCATGACCGGGCGGGCGCTCGGATCGAAGGCCACTTTCTCCGCTTTCGGGAAGAAGTCCAGGGCGATGTACAGCTGCCCCGTCAACAGGTTGCCGGTACGGGCCTGGGCGCGCAGGCCGTTTTCGATGAAGGAGCCGATGATCCGCACGGCGGCGGCTTCATCGTTAGGGTCATGCTTGAGCGCTTCAAGCATCTTGACGTGGGCCTGACCCAGGCGCTGCGGATAAATCACGATGCCGACGTTGACCGGAAAGCTGCGTTTTTTGGCATCGAAGTCCAGATTGACCGACACCACCTTGCCGATTTCCACACCCAGGAACTCCACCGGCGCATCGACCTTCAACCCACGCATCGCCTGCTCGAAACGCAAAGCCAGGAACTGCGGCTTGCCGTTGGGTGGGGCGAGGGCGGTTTGCTGATCGTCGAACAACTCGTAGGCATATTCCTCCGCCGCCGGTTTGTCGCCAGGGCTGTATTCGGGCGCGCGGAAGGCGATACCGCCGACCAGGATCGAGGACAGGGATTCGGTCTTGACCGAGAAGCCGTTGGCGCCGACGTTCACGTCGACACCGCTGGCATTCCAGAAGCGCGTGTTCTCGGTGACATAGACGTCATTGGGCGCATGGATGAACAGATCGATGTTCACGCCCTTGCCGTCAGGATCCAGGGCGTAGGCCACCACCTGGCCCACGGGGATCTTGCGGTAGTAGACCGGGGAGCCGATATCCAGCGAGCCCAGATCCTGAGTGTGCAAGGTGAAACGCTTGCCCGGTTCGCCGTAAGTGATCGCCGGCGGGTTTTCCAGGCCCTTGAAGTTCTTCGCGCGGCCATTGGCCTGGCCGGCATCGGCACCGATATAGTCGCCGGAGAGCAGGGTGTCGATGCCTGACACGCCACCGGCCCCGATGCGTGGCCTCACCACCCAGAACTTGGAATCTTCACGGGTAAAGCTTTCGGCCTGTTTGGCCAGCTTGACGGTGGCGTTGACACTTTTCTGGTCACCGCTCAGCTCCACGTCCGTGACGTGGCCGATGACCACGCTGCGGTATTTGACCTCGGTCTTGTTGGCGACCAGACCGTCGCCGGTCTTGAAATTGAGGGTAATGGTCGGCCCTTCCTGCAGGATGCTGTGGACCACCAGGGAGATCCCTACCAGTACCGCGACGATCGGTACGATCCAGACCAGAGAAACCCCAAATCGACGGGTCTTGACCGGGGCCTGCCCGGGAGCCTGCGGCCCGTTAGTGGTTGGTGACTGCATCCGTGACCTCCTCATTGTGTGGGGCTTTGCGTTCTCTATCCCAGATCATGCGCGGGTCGAAACTCATCGCCGACAGCATGGTGAACACCACCACCAGCCCAAAAAACAGAATGCCCGGCCGCGGCTCGATGTCGGCCAGGGCCTGGAACTTCACCAGCGAGGCCACCAGGGCGACCACGATCACATCGAGCATCGACCAGTAGCCAATCACCTCGACGAAGCGATACAGCTTCGAACGCTCCTTTTGCGCCCACAAACTGTCGCGCTGCACGGTGACCAATAACAATGTGATCGCGACAAACTTGATGCCGGGCACGGCGATACTGGCAATGAAAATGATCAGGGCGATGTCCCAGGCACCGGCTTCCCAGAATTCCAGCACGCCACTCATGATCGTGCTGTCGGCGCCATTGCCGAGCATTTTGGTGTTCATCACCGGCAGCAGATTGGCCGGGATGTAAAACACCAGTGCCGTGATCATGTAAGCCCAGGTGCGTATCAACGAGTTGGTCTTGCGTCGGTGCAGCGGCGCACCGCAACGCTCGCATTCGTGGGGTTCATGGGTCATGTCGCAGGCCAGCCCGCAGCTGTGGCACAGGCACAGGTTGAGGTCGTCGGCTACCGGAGGCGTTGTCATAGGATGTCCCATAGCTCACGGATATCGCGGCCGGCGACACGGATCATCATGAGGCTGAGCACGGCCAGGGCGAACAGGCCGATACCGGGCAGCACATCCAGCAGCCCGGCGAGCTTGATCACCGCCACCATCGCGCCCAGCAGGCAGACTTCGAGCATGCTCCAGGGCCTGAGGGCTTCGAGCCAGCGCATGCAGAATTTGAACCCTGGCGAGCGCCGATGGCCCAGGGCGAAGCCCAGGACCCAGATCAGCAGTGCCAGTTGAAATATTGGCGCAATAATCATGGCAATCGCCGCAACCAGCGCAATGAAGGTGATCGGCCCCAGGCTCAGGGCCAATACCGAATCCCAGAGCGTCGCACTGTTTTTCAGGCCTTTGAGGCTGATGCTCATCACCGGGTAGAAATTGGCGAAAATCCACAGCATCAACGCCGTGAAGGTGAGCGCCAGTCGTTGCTCGACGGTCAGGCCGTTATAGCGCTGCAGCACCCCGCCGCAGCGTGTGCAGAGGGTTTTCTGATGTTTGGCGAGCGTGGTTTTCTCGTACACGCAGTCGCAGTGCTCGCAGATGATCAATTGGTCTGTCGTTGCCATGGGCCAGGCTCGATGAATGCAGAATTGATGAGCACCCCCTCAATATAGAAGTGACTCGCGATTGAGCAAATCGAAACACTGAACGAACATACGTAAACACTGTAGGAGCGAGCCTGCTCGCGATGGCGATGTATCAGTCACTATTGATGCGACTGACACACCCTCATCGCGAGCAGGCTCGCTCCTACAATTTTCATCTTGAGTGGCTTCAGCCCAGCACTTCACGCATGCGATACCAGAGCATACCCAGCGCCAGCAGTGGCGAGCGCAGGGCGCGCCCGCCGGGGAAGGTCATGTGCGGCACGGCGCTGAACACGTCGAAACCCTGGCTGTGACCGGCATGGATGGCTTCGCCGAGCAGCTTGGCGCACCAGTGCGTCACGTTCAGGCCATGGCCGGAGTAGCCCTGGGCGTAGAACACGTTGGGATGCTGGCTCAGGCGTCCAACTTGAGGGAAGCGATTGGCAGTGATGCCGATCTTGCCGCCCCACTGATAGTCGATGCGCACATTCGCCAGTTGCGGGAAGACCTTGAGCATCTGCGGGCGCATGTATGCGGCGATGTCCCGTGGGTCGCGCCCGGAATAGTGGCAGGCGCCGCCGAACAGCAGGCGCCGGTCCGCCGAGAGCCGGTAATAATCCAGGCCGACTTTCTGGTCGCACAGCGCCAGGTTGCGCGGGATCAATTGCGCCGCCTGTTCCGCAGACAAGGGCTCGGTGGCGATGATGTAGCTGCCCGCCGGCAGGACCTTGCCGCTGAGTTTCGGCTCCAGTTCCTCCAAATGCGCGTTGCAACCCAGGACCAGGCTACCGGCACGCACCGTGCCAGCGGCGCAGCGCACCTGCACCGTGCTGCCATGGACAATTTCCAGTACCGGGCTTTGCTCGAAGATCTTCACGCCCAGGGACTGCGCGAGCCGTGCTTCGCCAAGCACCAGATTCAGCGGATGCAGGTGGCCGGAGCCCATGTCGATCAAGCCACCGGCATACACGCTGGCGTTGACCACCTGCTCGCGAATCTGCCCGGCTTCGACCAGGCGGGTTTCATGGGCATAGCCTGACTCGAGCAGTTCCGCGTGTTCGGCTTTCAGTCCGGCGAACTGCGCCGGGGTGTTGGCCAGTTCGCAAAAGCCCCAGCGCAAGTCGCAATCGATGCCGTGCT
This genomic interval from Pseudomonas putida contains the following:
- the arnT gene encoding lipid IV(A) 4-amino-4-deoxy-L-arabinosyltransferase; translated protein: MSVVERWSLLALMAAFVAFYLLPLLSHGLWIPDETRYAQISQEMLLSGNWISPHFMGIRYFEKPIAGYWMIALGQAVFGDNLFGVRIASALSTGLSVGLAYLIARRFWNDPRKSFACALLYMSFGLIAGQAGYANLDPQFTFWVNLSLVALWFALDSRTARGRLLAWTLLGVACGMGFMTKGFLAWLLPALIAVPFMVWQRRVKELLRHGWLAVAVAILVCLPWALAIHRQEPDFWNFFFWNEHVRRFAADNAQHARPWWFYLPLLVASSLPWAVLLPKTFIQSWRNKRLPVFGFLLLWFVLPFIVFSLSSGKLPTYIMPCLLPLALMMGHAVMELLNEARSKTLRVNGVLNVVVATLALVALLYLQISKEIYENTEMFSLSLAFIVLVGWIIANALQILRPLQLWAMPALGIWLLVALLPAAMPSQIVDSKMPDRFIAEHLNELNQTASLLSNDLGAASALSWLTKRPQVDLYNVIGELKYGLEDPAMAPRKVTLENVGSWMTEARKKGPVGVVMRVNSVDEIQEVEALPIDGKRYQRGNLQVLIFPQTQP
- a CDS encoding NAD(P)/FAD-dependent oxidoreductase, with amino-acid sequence MNQYTQEHTHSYYAASAHGLKPFPTLDEDLVADVCVIGGGFTGVNTAIELAQRGLSVILLEARRIGWGASGRNGGQLIRGIGHDVSGFARHVGAEGVAYMERAGIESVELVGNRIREHGIDCDLRWGFCELANTPAQFAGLKAEHAELLESGYAHETRLVEAGQIREQVVNASVYAGGLIDMGSGHLHPLNLVLGEARLAQSLGVKIFEQSPVLEIVHGSTVQVRCAAGTVRAGSLVLGCNAHLEELEPKLSGKVLPAGSYIIATEPLSAEQAAQLIPRNLALCDQKVGLDYYRLSADRRLLFGGACHYSGRDPRDIAAYMRPQMLKVFPQLANVRIDYQWGGKIGITANRFPQVGRLSQHPNVFYAQGYSGHGLNVTHWCAKLLGEAIHAGHSQGFDVFSAVPHMTFPGGRALRSPLLALGMLWYRMREVLG
- a CDS encoding intermembrane transport protein PqiB produces the protein MQSPTTNGPQAPGQAPVKTRRFGVSLVWIVPIVAVLVGISLVVHSILQEGPTITLNFKTGDGLVANKTEVKYRSVVIGHVTDVELSGDQKSVNATVKLAKQAESFTREDSKFWVVRPRIGAGGVSGIDTLLSGDYIGADAGQANGRAKNFKGLENPPAITYGEPGKRFTLHTQDLGSLDIGSPVYYRKIPVGQVVAYALDPDGKGVNIDLFIHAPNDVYVTENTRFWNASGVDVNVGANGFSVKTESLSSILVGGIAFRAPEYSPGDKPAAEEYAYELFDDQQTALAPPNGKPQFLALRFEQAMRGLKVDAPVEFLGVEIGKVVSVNLDFDAKKRSFPVNVGIVIYPQRLGQAHVKMLEALKHDPNDEAAAVRIIGSFIENGLRAQARTGNLLTGQLYIALDFFPKAEKVAFDPSARPVMVPTVPGSLEQLQEKLEAMVNKFNQLPIERIAGNLDGNLVEMRKTLGQFNAKTLPGVQNTLTDVSKTLQSANTTLQSASSTLADDSPQREKLSQTLEELGRTSRALRDLADYLGRHPESLIRGRPDNAAPMDLQGPPSK
- a CDS encoding histidine phosphatase family protein, whose amino-acid sequence is MFNSSTGLGKTPRLFKLLIALFGALLLAALVTGFVMWPRSPVNLVNAQSSLKAQMFKGWEAGEMVVLVRHAERCDQSTNPCLGPEDGITKVGTDEAKLVGQGLERLGMAQADVLSSPLTRTTQTAHYMFGKDAQTQQWLVDCGSTWRNDIVAHKRAYRNLVLVTHSGCIGEFEAMSGFRHAKKSQYGSSLFVHVDNNGQLQVLGVVNTEDWRTLSNK
- a CDS encoding paraquat-inducible protein A, whose translation is MATTDQLIICEHCDCVYEKTTLAKHQKTLCTRCGGVLQRYNGLTVEQRLALTFTALMLWIFANFYPVMSISLKGLKNSATLWDSVLALSLGPITFIALVAAIAMIIAPIFQLALLIWVLGFALGHRRSPGFKFCMRWLEALRPWSMLEVCLLGAMVAVIKLAGLLDVLPGIGLFALAVLSLMMIRVAGRDIRELWDIL
- a CDS encoding PqiC family protein, with product MDLLKVTLIAALSLLAACRSDPIQFHTLTPAQLSGSTRSTADIQIELLTVPPQVDRPQIVVRQGNTGMAILETQWWGASLVDELRSALLDQIVNNNPQRKVSVRLEVQRFDSIPGQYGLIDVKWRLRSDDNVKMSCHSTLQTRSGPSIDELVAAQQTNVKQLAALISKAASSTQSSCPSL
- a CDS encoding paraquat-inducible protein A, with protein sequence MTTPPVADDLNLCLCHSCGLACDMTHEPHECERCGAPLHRRKTNSLIRTWAYMITALVFYIPANLLPVMNTKMLGNGADSTIMSGVLEFWEAGAWDIALIIFIASIAVPGIKFVAITLLLVTVQRDSLWAQKERSKLYRFVEVIGYWSMLDVIVVALVASLVKFQALADIEPRPGILFFGLVVVFTMLSAMSFDPRMIWDRERKAPHNEEVTDAVTNH